A region of Burkholderiales bacterium JOSHI_001 DNA encodes the following proteins:
- a CDS encoding amidohydrolase (PFAM: Peptidase family M20/M25/M40; Peptidase dimerisation domain~TIGRFAM: amidohydrolase) — protein sequence MTYLLQALQARAGEFISLRRDIHRHPELAFQEHRTAALVADKLQAWGYAVQCGIGGTGVVGTLVRGSGGRRLGIRADMDALPIDEASGAAWSSVHAGVMHACGHDGHTAMLLAAARHLAEQGRFDGTLHLIFQPAEEGGGGALRMIEDGLFERFPCDAVFAMHNMPGHAQGHFVLREGAAMASSDYATITLTGIGGHGAMPHRAADPIVAAASIVMALQTIVSRNIDPLQAAVVTVGALHSGKANNVIPASATLELSVRALDREVRATVERRLKALVVAQAESYDVKAQIDWRPGYAVLVNTPAETAFAREVATELVGAERVTPQGPPLTGSEDFAFMLERVPGSYVLIGNGTGAGLGEGGCMVHNPGYDFNDDNVATGSAYWVLLAERFLATQERAAAR from the coding sequence ATGACCTACCTGCTGCAGGCGCTGCAGGCGCGCGCTGGTGAGTTCATCAGCCTGCGCCGCGACATCCACCGCCACCCCGAACTGGCCTTCCAGGAGCACCGCACCGCGGCCCTGGTGGCCGACAAGCTGCAGGCCTGGGGCTATGCGGTGCAGTGCGGCATCGGCGGCACCGGCGTGGTGGGCACCCTGGTGCGCGGCAGCGGCGGCAGGCGCCTGGGCATCCGTGCCGACATGGACGCGCTGCCCATCGACGAAGCCAGCGGCGCCGCCTGGTCCAGCGTCCATGCCGGGGTGATGCACGCCTGCGGGCACGACGGCCACACGGCCATGCTGCTGGCCGCGGCGCGGCACCTGGCCGAGCAGGGCCGTTTCGATGGCACGCTGCACCTGATCTTCCAGCCCGCCGAAGAAGGCGGCGGCGGCGCGCTGCGCATGATCGAAGACGGCCTGTTCGAGCGCTTTCCCTGCGACGCCGTCTTCGCCATGCACAACATGCCGGGCCATGCCCAGGGCCACTTCGTGCTGCGCGAAGGCGCGGCGATGGCCTCGTCGGACTACGCCACCATCACGCTCACGGGCATCGGCGGGCACGGCGCCATGCCGCACCGGGCGGCCGACCCCATCGTGGCGGCGGCCAGCATCGTCATGGCGCTGCAGACCATCGTGTCGCGCAACATCGATCCGCTGCAGGCCGCGGTGGTGACCGTTGGCGCGCTGCACAGCGGCAAGGCCAACAACGTGATCCCGGCCAGCGCCACCCTGGAACTCAGCGTGCGTGCGCTCGACCGCGAGGTGCGCGCCACGGTGGAGCGCCGCCTCAAGGCCCTGGTGGTGGCACAGGCCGAGAGCTACGACGTCAAGGCGCAGATCGACTGGCGGCCGGGCTACGCGGTGCTGGTCAACACGCCGGCGGAAACCGCGTTCGCGCGCGAGGTGGCCACCGAACTGGTCGGCGCCGAGCGGGTGACGCCGCAAGGCCCGCCGCTGACCGGCAGCGAGGACTTCGCCTTCATGCTGGAACGCGTGCCCGGCAGCTATGTGCTGATCGGCAACGGCACCGGCGCCGGCCTGGGCGAAGGCGGCTGCATGGTGCACAACCCCGGCTACGACTTCAACGACGACAATGTGGCCACCGGCAGCGCCTATTGGGTGCTGCTGGCTGAACGCTTTCTCGCCACCCAGGAACGGGCAGCGGCCCGATAG
- a CDS encoding hypothetical protein (PFAM: Tripartite tricarboxylate transporter family receptor), whose translation MTRFQRSMTLMAGLLLCAGAAVAQAWPAKPVNLMVPYPAGGPSDAIARIFFNPLGKEMGQQVLVENLGGVGGALAAQKVLAAPADGYYVFQGSPNEVILSPLANAAVKLKTEDFRLVHPVADAVMVFVTRKDLGVNSVDELIALARKSADKPLTYGSVGVGSLYHLILENVQAQTGVKLSHVPYKGNAPLLQDIGGGQVDFAVLVYSAAMGALAEQGRLKVIGQLGAQRSELLKGVPAASESQALKNFSYKIWTGFMVPRSTPEDVVVRLHAAIGKTLQDPAVRSQLAAQTQVAAAPMTLAESARFFDAEAARYRAIARQINLQPQ comes from the coding sequence ATGACCCGATTCCAGCGTTCCATGACCTTGATGGCCGGCCTGCTGCTTTGCGCCGGCGCGGCCGTGGCGCAGGCCTGGCCCGCCAAGCCGGTGAACCTGATGGTTCCCTACCCCGCGGGCGGCCCGTCGGACGCCATCGCGCGCATCTTCTTCAACCCGCTGGGCAAGGAAATGGGGCAGCAGGTGCTGGTGGAAAACCTGGGCGGCGTCGGCGGCGCGCTGGCGGCGCAGAAGGTCCTTGCCGCCCCGGCCGACGGTTACTACGTCTTCCAGGGCTCGCCCAACGAGGTGATCCTGTCGCCGCTGGCCAACGCCGCGGTGAAGCTGAAGACCGAAGATTTCCGCCTGGTGCACCCGGTGGCCGATGCGGTGATGGTCTTCGTCACGCGCAAGGACCTGGGCGTCAACAGCGTGGACGAACTCATCGCCCTGGCCCGCAAATCGGCCGACAAGCCGCTGACCTATGGCAGCGTGGGCGTCGGCTCGCTCTACCACCTGATCCTGGAAAACGTGCAGGCGCAAACCGGGGTGAAGCTGTCCCACGTGCCCTACAAGGGCAACGCGCCGCTGCTGCAGGACATTGGCGGCGGCCAGGTGGACTTCGCCGTGCTGGTGTACAGCGCCGCGATGGGCGCGCTGGCCGAACAGGGTCGCCTGAAGGTCATCGGCCAGCTGGGCGCGCAGCGCTCCGAGCTGTTGAAGGGCGTGCCCGCCGCCAGCGAGAGCCAGGCGCTGAAGAACTTCTCGTACAAGATCTGGACCGGCTTCATGGTGCCCAGGAGCACGCCCGAGGACGTGGTCGTGCGCCTGCACGCCGCCATCGGCAAGACGCTGCAGGACCCGGCGGTGCGCTCGCAGCTGGCGGCGCAGACCCAGGTGGCCGCGGCGCCGATGACGCTGGCCGAGTCGGCGAGGTTCTTTGACGCCGAGGCCGCGCGCTACCGCGCCATTGCCCGGCAGATCAACCTGCAACCCCAGTGA